A stretch of the Dehalococcoidia bacterium genome encodes the following:
- a CDS encoding cobalamin biosynthesis protein CbiM — MHIPDGFLNAGTMAGTAVVSAGGLANAVRIVGKNLGEKQVPLMGIMAAFVFAAQMLNFPVAGGTSGHFLGAALCAILLGPWAAVIILALVLIAQCFIFQDGGMLALGANIFNMGIIGGLGSYLLYRLGNKLMGDNLRSKMISGYFAAWASVVLAATAASLELAISGASPLGVVLPAMLSVHVIIGLVEGAITVSALALIRSTRADLLELQKA; from the coding sequence ATGCATATTCCCGATGGTTTTCTCAACGCAGGCACAATGGCGGGGACGGCGGTGGTTTCGGCCGGCGGGCTGGCTAATGCCGTCAGAATAGTCGGCAAGAATCTGGGCGAAAAACAGGTTCCGCTCATGGGCATCATGGCAGCCTTTGTCTTCGCTGCTCAAATGCTCAATTTCCCCGTAGCCGGGGGCACTTCGGGGCACTTTTTGGGCGCTGCCCTGTGTGCCATCCTGCTCGGACCGTGGGCCGCGGTCATCATTCTGGCCCTGGTGCTTATCGCCCAGTGCTTTATCTTTCAGGACGGCGGGATGCTGGCGCTGGGGGCCAACATATTCAACATGGGCATCATAGGCGGGCTGGGGTCATATCTGCTCTACCGCCTGGGTAACAAACTCATGGGGGATAATCTCCGTTCTAAAATGATTTCGGGCTATTTTGCCGCGTGGGCTTCAGTTGTACTGGCTGCCACGGCTGCTTCTTTGGAACTGGCCATCTCGGGCGCCTCTCCCCTGGGCGTGGTATTACCGGCCATGCTCAGCGTGCACGTTATTATCGGGCTGGTCGAAGGCGCGATTACTGTGTCTGCTCTGGCTTTGATTCGCAGCACACGCGCCGATCTGCTGGAATTGCAGAAAGCATAG
- the cbiQ gene encoding cobalt ECF transporter T component CbiQ, with protein MKYHFLDQYREVDSFLHRLDPRAKFIATLALVTAIVLIPRASWLAYGLFLILIFALLLLSRVPPLYVLRRSLTVLPFVLMIAIFMPFFKEGTAVWGFDLGSWHIGVTREGLELVGGILAKAWLSVLALILLTATTSMADLLKGLEKLKMPSIMVMLMSFMYRYLFVISDESARLRLARDSRSFGGGVRLHVRALGYMAGALFLRSFERGERIYGAMLSRGFDGHSRSLNELSFGISDVAFMIIIVLAAIVIGLSPLLTRNLIG; from the coding sequence ATGAAATATCATTTTCTCGACCAGTACCGCGAGGTCGATAGCTTCTTGCACCGCCTCGACCCGCGCGCCAAGTTTATAGCTACGCTGGCTCTGGTGACGGCCATAGTGCTGATACCCAGGGCCAGCTGGCTGGCTTACGGCCTTTTCCTTATCCTCATTTTCGCACTGCTGCTGCTTTCCCGCGTGCCGCCCCTTTATGTGCTCAGGCGTTCGCTGACGGTGCTGCCCTTCGTGCTGATGATCGCCATTTTCATGCCTTTCTTCAAAGAAGGGACAGCGGTGTGGGGTTTCGACCTCGGCTCGTGGCATATCGGCGTCACGCGCGAAGGGCTGGAACTGGTGGGGGGCATATTAGCCAAAGCCTGGCTGTCTGTTCTGGCACTCATTCTGCTCACGGCCACCACCAGCATGGCGGACCTCTTAAAAGGGCTGGAAAAACTGAAGATGCCTTCTATTATGGTAATGCTGATGAGCTTCATGTACCGCTATCTTTTCGTGATAAGCGATGAGTCCGCGCGCCTCAGGCTGGCGCGCGACAGCCGCAGCTTCGGCGGAGGTGTGAGGCTGCATGTAAGGGCGCTGGGTTATATGGCGGGAGCGCTTTTTCTGCGCAGCTTCGAGCGCGGCGAGCGCATCTACGGAGCCATGCTCTCGCGCGGTTTCGACGGCCACAGCCGTTCCCTCAACGAGCTTAGTTTCGGCATTTCTGATGTCGCTTTTATGATAATTATAGTTCTGGCGGCCATCGTTATAGGCCTGTCGCCGCTATTGACGAGGAACTTGATTGGCTGA
- a CDS encoding ABC transporter ATP-binding protein, with protein sequence MAEVIAVKNLSYSYPDGQTALRGVSLSINEGETVALMGPNGAGKSTLLLHLNGLLHSHDGAVRLLGQAVEEGNLKMVRRQVGLVFQNPDDQLFSPTVFDDVAFGPLNLGMSPHEVRRSVNKALDEVGMAGYEKRSPHHLSLGEKRRIAIATVLAMSPKVLVLDEPTSNLDPGGKWHLIGLLRKLPGTKLIVSHDMEMVRALCSRVIIMDQGRIIADGDRDVILKDRALLAAHSLAAPAEEGEIR encoded by the coding sequence TTGGCTGAAGTTATCGCTGTTAAAAACCTGTCCTACTCTTACCCCGACGGCCAGACCGCCCTGCGCGGCGTCAGCCTGAGCATAAACGAGGGCGAGACCGTGGCCCTCATGGGGCCCAATGGAGCCGGCAAGTCCACGCTGCTGCTGCATCTCAACGGACTGCTGCACTCGCACGACGGCGCGGTCAGGCTACTGGGTCAGGCAGTAGAAGAGGGCAATCTCAAGATGGTGCGCAGGCAGGTGGGGCTGGTCTTCCAGAACCCCGACGACCAGCTTTTTTCACCCACCGTCTTCGACGACGTGGCCTTCGGCCCGCTCAACCTGGGCATGTCCCCGCATGAGGTCAGGCGAAGCGTCAACAAGGCACTGGATGAGGTGGGCATGGCGGGCTACGAAAAACGCTCGCCGCATCACCTCAGCCTGGGTGAAAAGCGGCGCATCGCCATCGCGACCGTGCTGGCCATGTCGCCCAAGGTGTTAGTACTGGATGAGCCCACCTCCAACCTCGACCCCGGCGGCAAGTGGCATCTCATCGGGCTGCTGCGCAAGTTGCCCGGTACCAAGCTCATCGTCTCGCATGACATGGAGATGGTGCGGGCGTTGTGCTCGCGCGTCATCATCATGGACCAGGGGCGCATCATAGCCGACGGCGACAGAGATGTCATCCTCAAGGACAGGGCATTGCTGGCGGCCCACAGCCTGGCGGCTCCGGCAGAGGAAGGAGAGATAAGATAA
- a CDS encoding NAD(P)H nitroreductase: MALMDLIRHRHSIRHYLDKPVERGKIMQCLEAARLAPSASNSQPWHFVIVDEPVLRGKLCHAAFSGLFSAMKFPGEAPVLVAAVADPPGPGIRLGNLVLRTNFGLIDMGIAVEHFILQADELGLGTCWMGLFDEKKVKKALNIPWDRKVVALLTLGYFDEALARREHHREALSGMSSFNGWQNK; encoded by the coding sequence ATGGCACTTATGGACCTGATACGGCATCGCCACAGCATACGCCATTACCTGGACAAACCGGTGGAGCGAGGGAAGATAATGCAATGCCTGGAAGCGGCGCGCCTGGCGCCCTCGGCCAGTAACAGCCAGCCCTGGCATTTTGTTATCGTCGATGAGCCGGTTTTGAGGGGCAAGTTATGCCATGCGGCCTTCAGCGGATTGTTCTCCGCTATGAAATTCCCCGGAGAGGCGCCGGTGCTGGTTGCCGCCGTGGCCGACCCGCCCGGCCCCGGTATCAGGCTGGGGAACCTTGTTCTGCGCACGAATTTCGGCCTGATAGACATGGGCATCGCCGTCGAGCATTTCATCCTGCAGGCGGACGAGCTGGGGCTGGGCACCTGCTGGATGGGGCTCTTCGACGAAAAGAAGGTCAAGAAAGCGCTCAATATCCCCTGGGACAGGAAGGTAGTGGCTCTTTTGACGCTGGGTTATTTCGACGAGGCGCTGGCGAGGCGGGAGCATCATCGCGAGGCTCTTTCCGGGATGAGCAGCTTCAACGGCTGGCAAAACAAGTAA
- a CDS encoding YwbE family protein: MNGNQRSSIKPGMKVAIVLKADQQSGKLTEGVVRDILTNSPTHPHGIKVRLVSGQVGRVKEIKS, from the coding sequence GTGAACGGTAATCAGCGCTCCAGCATCAAGCCCGGCATGAAGGTTGCCATTGTGCTCAAGGCTGACCAGCAGAGCGGCAAACTCACCGAGGGCGTGGTCAGGGACATTCTGACCAACTCCCCTACCCACCCCCACGGCATCAAGGTGCGCCTGGTGAGCGGGCAGGTGGGGCGTGTAAAGGAGATAAAGAGCTAG
- a CDS encoding DNA mismatch repair protein MutS, with product MAKIVLDLHDCFNNGSMIDAELNRVINDAVSKRIALVEIIPGKGSGQLKKRVLRFLAEPQVKKLYHRLEKDDKNFGRIFVHFKF from the coding sequence ATGGCTAAAATCGTCCTGGACTTGCACGATTGCTTCAACAACGGCTCCATGATAGACGCCGAGCTCAACCGCGTCATCAACGATGCGGTGAGTAAGAGGATTGCGCTCGTAGAGATAATCCCCGGCAAGGGTTCAGGGCAGCTCAAAAAGCGCGTTCTGCGTTTTCTGGCAGAGCCGCAGGTGAAAAAGCTGTATCACCGGCTGGAGAAGGATGACAAGAACTTCGGCCGGATTTTCGTGCATTTCAAGTTCTGA
- a CDS encoding diacylglycerol kinase family lipid kinase — protein sequence MTLSRAKVIINPVAGGGSIRRHWPHIYTHLRDTGLSFDYEFTRGPGHAIEIAKRAIDADYRYLIAAGGDGTINEVANGILRSTNSSDVTLGMFSTGTASSFARSLGITQDYASLLVNRKTISIDVGMVECWNQGRRLQRFFVNEASAGFGAAIVNAWSRLPKLFGHSINYRLRTITGYSALVAHRNRWIRLVVGNKHENFLGCYVVVANGQYFAGGMQIAPHARLDDGLLNLVTVGDVSKSELLRIVPTVYDGSHIGHPKIKERKVTVVTIESDERLLVEADGEILGEAPASFSVMPSALTVVV from the coding sequence ATGACATTATCGCGTGCCAAAGTAATTATCAATCCGGTAGCGGGTGGTGGCTCAATCCGCAGGCACTGGCCACATATCTACACGCACCTGCGTGACACTGGCTTATCGTTTGACTATGAATTCACAAGAGGCCCGGGTCATGCGATTGAAATAGCCAAACGAGCTATCGACGCTGACTATCGCTACCTTATAGCCGCTGGTGGTGACGGAACCATAAACGAGGTGGCCAATGGCATATTACGTTCAACCAATTCGAGCGATGTGACTCTTGGCATGTTCAGCACGGGAACCGCGAGCAGTTTTGCCCGTTCGCTTGGTATCACCCAGGATTACGCTTCTTTATTGGTCAATAGGAAAACGATTTCGATAGACGTTGGCATGGTTGAATGCTGGAACCAAGGACGACGCCTGCAGCGCTTTTTTGTAAATGAAGCCAGCGCAGGTTTTGGGGCTGCCATTGTGAACGCTTGGAGCAGATTGCCGAAACTGTTTGGGCACAGTATCAATTACAGGCTTCGCACTATCACGGGCTACAGCGCCCTGGTTGCCCATCGGAACAGGTGGATTAGACTTGTCGTAGGAAATAAACACGAGAATTTTCTAGGCTGTTATGTGGTAGTAGCCAATGGACAATACTTTGCAGGCGGAATGCAGATAGCTCCCCATGCCAGGCTAGACGACGGCTTGTTGAACTTAGTGACCGTAGGTGATGTCAGCAAATCTGAACTGCTGAGGATTGTGCCAACAGTTTACGATGGGAGTCACATCGGACATCCTAAAATAAAAGAGAGAAAGGTAACAGTTGTCACGATTGAGTCCGATGAGCGACTGCTCGTAGAGGCCGATGGAGAAATCCTCGGGGAAGCTCCTGCGTCATTTTCGGTGATGCCATCCGCGTTGACCGTTGTGGTTTAA
- a CDS encoding VWA domain-containing protein: protein MLRLLSISITLNDVIMPTKHHKDWRAMDKKSKGIEIVRGAASAGYSVKSGGISVHTEGQKINLHFDSQQGYVYLVIDCSASMSGYKLEQAKKGIIDFARDAIKKEYLVGLISFDSEASHLCEPVRDMKVLQPCLQNLVPGGTTNMADAIKLAHTRLKLFDGSRAIVIATDGQADDEQAALSAGKQARSEGIDIITIGTDDADREFLQNLATRKELGSKVAREQFAKTIASASNLLPPPRGIIRK, encoded by the coding sequence TTGTTGCGCCTGCTGTCCATTTCAATTACCCTGAATGATGTTATAATGCCAACGAAACACCACAAGGATTGGCGGGCGATGGACAAAAAATCGAAGGGGATTGAGATTGTGCGCGGGGCGGCAAGCGCAGGCTATTCCGTGAAATCCGGTGGAATCAGTGTGCATACTGAAGGACAGAAGATAAACCTGCATTTCGACAGCCAGCAAGGTTACGTTTATCTTGTTATTGACTGTTCTGCCAGCATGAGCGGGTACAAGCTGGAGCAGGCGAAGAAGGGTATCATCGATTTCGCCAGAGATGCGATTAAGAAAGAGTATCTTGTCGGCCTGATATCGTTCGATTCAGAAGCAAGTCATCTTTGCGAACCGGTCCGTGATATGAAAGTGCTTCAACCGTGCCTTCAAAACCTGGTACCGGGCGGAACGACAAATATGGCTGATGCAATTAAGCTGGCGCACACGCGCTTAAAGCTATTTGACGGCAGCCGTGCTATTGTAATCGCAACCGATGGACAAGCCGATGATGAGCAGGCTGCCTTATCAGCCGGCAAACAAGCCAGGAGTGAGGGTATCGACATTATCACAATCGGCACTGATGACGCAGATAGGGAATTTCTGCAGAATCTTGCCACGCGAAAAGAGTTGGGGTCTAAGGTAGCTAGAGAGCAGTTCGCAAAAACAATTGCTTCGGCATCCAACCTCTTGCCGCCGCCCAGGGGAATCATAAGGAAGTAG
- a CDS encoding MBL fold metallo-hydrolase, translating into MNNSARTCWQRIALVVLAILVMAFTGCTLSITTSGNAIIISPVATQTSPGTTVTQTVTASPTTQASTIAGDALSTASNTPATVTTTTVTNTILTTSGTLSVYFIDVGQGDSILIDLGTTEILIDAGERQPGVVQFLKQHVDGDLEVMIATHPHADHIGGLIDVLNTFKVDQVWYNGESSTSKTYSDFMNAVEVENAQVNIGKRGNKITAGNLTLTILNPFDLSGTTNNNSIVTELDYGNVDFLFEGDTERESEARMLSASDIPLHHVQVLKVGHHGSKTASSPAFLARVMPEIAVYMAGVGNSYGHPHKVTIDTLKNIGAAIFGTDVNGNILVRTDGITYSVQPARS; encoded by the coding sequence ATGAATAATTCAGCTCGTACATGTTGGCAACGTATCGCGTTGGTTGTCCTCGCAATCCTTGTTATGGCATTTACCGGCTGTACGTTATCCATCACTACCTCAGGCAATGCGATAATAATATCTCCAGTTGCTACGCAAACAAGCCCAGGAACCACAGTAACTCAGACAGTTACTGCATCCCCAACTACCCAAGCGTCAACTATAGCTGGGGATGCTTTGTCTACTGCATCTAATACGCCAGCGACTGTTACTACAACAACTGTCACTAATACAATTCTAACTACTAGCGGCACCCTCTCCGTCTATTTCATCGACGTCGGCCAAGGCGACTCCATTCTTATCGACCTCGGCACTACCGAAATCCTCATTGATGCTGGCGAGAGGCAACCCGGTGTGGTGCAATTCCTTAAGCAACATGTGGACGGCGACCTCGAAGTAATGATTGCCACCCACCCCCATGCCGACCACATAGGTGGTCTAATCGATGTCCTGAACACCTTCAAAGTTGATCAGGTTTGGTACAATGGCGAATCTAGTACATCAAAGACTTATTCTGACTTCATGAACGCTGTGGAGGTAGAAAATGCTCAAGTTAATATCGGCAAGAGGGGTAACAAAATCACCGCAGGCAACCTTACTTTAACAATCCTTAACCCGTTCGATTTATCCGGCACCACCAATAACAACAGCATCGTTACAGAGCTTGATTATGGGAACGTCGATTTCCTGTTCGAAGGGGATACTGAGCGGGAATCTGAGGCGAGGATGCTCTCAGCTAGCGATATTCCATTGCACCATGTGCAGGTTTTGAAGGTAGGGCATCATGGGTCAAAAACGGCTTCTTCTCCGGCATTTCTGGCAAGAGTCATGCCAGAGATTGCCGTGTATATGGCTGGGGTAGGAAATAGTTATGGGCATCCGCATAAAGTGACAATTGATACATTGAAGAACATTGGAGCTGCCATATTCGGTACCGACGTTAATGGTAATATCTTAGTAAGAACCGATGGGATAACATATAGCGTCCAACCTGCTAGAAGTTAG
- a CDS encoding DNA-binding protein produces the protein MARKKVSEQPKEKIDRIFLSFTDAQEFLGVSHQTVYKLMKEGLPSHKIGKKRVFLKEDLVMWIKQH, from the coding sequence ATGGCAAGGAAGAAGGTATCAGAACAACCCAAAGAGAAAATTGATAGGATATTCCTGAGCTTCACGGATGCACAGGAGTTTTTAGGGGTAAGCCATCAGACCGTGTATAAGTTGATGAAGGAAGGATTGCCGAGCCATAAAATTGGGAAGAAAAGGGTGTTCTTAAAAGAGGATTTAGTTATGTGGATTAAGCAACATTAA